A part of Antechinus flavipes isolate AdamAnt ecotype Samford, QLD, Australia chromosome 6, AdamAnt_v2, whole genome shotgun sequence genomic DNA contains:
- the LOC127541605 gene encoding olfactory receptor 9I1-like, giving the protein MGSADLHCNREFSTPRKSQKEFVLTGFPVGPKLQIVLFFTFLTLYLITIGGNLGMIFLIQSDLRLQTPMYFFLSHLSFLDMCYSSVIIPQMLGTLKTGGTLITYERCATQYFFFTLCASTECFLLAVMAYDRYVAVCNPLLYVTAMTPQTRLGLVMGAYSGAMVNTVIRTGMTFSISFCKSNQVDFFFCDLPPLLKLSCVETGPQELVIFLFAFLVIMINVSIILISYLFIIRVILRIPSAGGRAKTFSTCASHMTAVALFFGTLIFMYLRSNAVTSLEEDKIVSVFYTVVIPMMNPIIYSLRNKEVKEAVKKIFRRVKISQAM; this is encoded by the exons ATGGGAAGTGCAGATCTGCATTGCAACAGAGAGTTTTCCACACCAAGGAAATCCCAG aaagaatttgtccTAACGGGGTTCCCTGTGGGGCCCAAGCTGCAGATTGTCCTTTTCTTCACCTTTCTGACTCTCTACCTCATCACCATCGGTGGCAATCTGGGGATGATCTTTCTAATCCAGAGTGACCTGCGTCTCCAGACTCCCATGTACTTCTTCCTCAGCCATCTCTCCTTCTTGGATATGTGCTATTCCTCTGTCATTATCCCTCAGATGCTCGGGACCTTGAAGACCGGTGGGACCCTAATCACCTATGAGCGCTGTGCCACGCAATACTTCTTCTTCACCCTCTGTGCCAGCACCGAGTGCTTCTTGTTGGCCGTGATGGCCTATGACCGCTACGTGGCCGTATGTAACCCCCTCCTCTATGTCACAGCCATGACTCCACAAACCCGACTTGGACTGGTGATGGGAGCTTATTCTGGGGCCATGGTCAATACCGTAATCCGCACAGGTAtgactttctccatttctttctgcaaATCCAATCAGGTGGACTTCTTCTTCTGTGACTTACCCCCATTGCTGAAGCTCTCATGCGTAGAAACTGGACCCCAGGAGCTGGTCATTTTCCTCTTTGCCTTCTTAGTGATCATGATTAACGTGAGCATCATTCTCATCTCCTACCTGTTCATCATCAGGGTGATCCTACGCATCCCTTCTGCTGGTGGACGGGCCAAGACATTTTCCACCTGTGCCTCCCACATGACCGCAGTCGCCCTCTTCTTTGGGACCCTCATCTTCATGTATCTACGGAGTAATGCGGTCACATCTCTGGAGGAGGATAAAATTGTGTCTGTGTTCTACACGGTGGTTATTCCTATGATGAACCCCATTATCTACAGTTTGAGAAACAAAGAGGTGAAGGAGGCTGTGAAGAAAATATTCAGGCGAGTGAAGATCTCGCAAGCAATGTGA